In Endozoicomonas sp. GU-1, one DNA window encodes the following:
- a CDS encoding HAD hydrolase family protein, with protein MTYSLPECFEIMAPGVCKGTALEEVLKLKGYGLQDAIAFGDGMNDFEMLSSVGKGVVMGNADPSLVNSLPGFERIGHCDDHAVAEYLAKLYSL; from the coding sequence ATGACCTACTCTCTGCCGGAGTGTTTTGAAATTATGGCACCGGGCGTTTGCAAGGGGACAGCACTGGAAGAGGTGCTGAAGCTGAAAGGCTATGGTCTGCAGGATGCCATCGCTTTCGGTGATGGTATGAATGATTTTGAGATGCTGTCCAGCGTCGGCAAAGGTGTGGTGATGGGTAATGCTGACCCATCGCTGGTGAACAGTCTGCCGGGGTTTGAGCGTATTGGTCATTGTGATGACCACGCGGTGGCTGAGTACCTGGCGAAGCTGTACAGCCTTTAA
- a CDS encoding HAD-IIB family hydrolase, producing MYPVVVSDLDGTLLTKQHELSPRTRDVIRHLSEKGIKFIFATGRHFQDVERIRSQLGVDMYLITSNGARVHNPKGEMIVQHDINPEFVQPLLSLRKPFADKVHTSVYQGEQWRVEVEHKDLHGFSKASGFTYHLADFDTVETSAIQKIFLSRNPTLTYCHCLTGPVNFTVISFI from the coding sequence ATGTATCCAGTGGTTGTATCCGATCTTGATGGAACTCTGCTCACCAAGCAGCATGAACTTTCTCCCAGAACCCGTGACGTGATTCGGCACCTGAGTGAGAAAGGTATCAAATTTATTTTTGCTACTGGCCGCCACTTTCAGGATGTTGAAAGAATAAGATCACAGCTTGGCGTGGATATGTATCTGATTACCAGTAATGGTGCCAGAGTTCATAATCCGAAGGGCGAAATGATTGTTCAGCACGATATTAACCCCGAATTTGTGCAGCCATTATTGTCCCTGCGAAAACCCTTTGCAGACAAGGTTCATACCAGCGTTTATCAGGGAGAGCAGTGGCGGGTTGAGGTTGAGCATAAGGACCTCCATGGGTTCAGCAAGGCGAGCGGCTTTACCTATCATTTGGCTGATTTTGATACGGTTGAAACCAGTGCCATCCAGAAGATCTTTTTGTCGCGGAATCCCACGCTGACTTATTGCCACTGTCTGACCGGGCCCGTGAACTTTACGGTGATCAGTTTTATATGA